A window from Anopheles bellator unplaced genomic scaffold, idAnoBellAS_SP24_06.2 scaffold00848_ctg1, whole genome shotgun sequence encodes these proteins:
- the LOC131214419 gene encoding uncharacterized protein LOC131214419 has protein sequence MLASPGRSMTLNIFRVLFREALNDDYSNAIRDENASSQNRACPTAFRWCLGTIECDRIHCLGQRVGLVVEVRQTDRVQPRAVFHPVQLNWVNSFSFPSSGVAYRYWTLTARSMSNSGFSPLGGSEGCMPALLAYGQ, from the exons ATGCTCGCTTCTCCGGGGCGCTCGATGACGCTGAACATCTTCAGGGTGCTCTTTAG GGAGGCCCTTAACGATGACTACAGCAATGCGATACGCGACGAGAACGCCAGTAGCCAAAATCGGGCGTGCCCTACCGCCTTCAGATGGTGTTTGGGGACTATCGAATGTGATCGCATTCACTGCCTTGGCCAAAGAGTAGGCTTAGTTGTTGAAGTCCGTCAGACTGATCGTGTCCAACCTCGGGCGGTGTTCCACCCAGTTCAACTGAACTGGGTGAACAGCTTCAGCTTTCCTAGCTCTGGTGTGGCGTACCGATACTGGACGCTCACCGCCAGGTCCATGAGCAACTCAGGATTCTCCCCTCTTGGCGGGTCGGAAGGCTGCATGCCTGCTCTATTAGCTTATGGACAATGA